Proteins from a single region of Amycolatopsis sp. CA-230715:
- a CDS encoding glycoside hydrolase family 1 protein, producing MARRWKSAAIAIAVLTAAAQAPVAAASVPIPRMPPGFHWGVSTAGFQAEGSPPDSNWRRYVDGRADSVKDPYANAVDFRHRYAEDIALAKSMGVTTFRMSVEWPRIEPRPGALDQDALAYYDDVVREIKAAGMTPMITLTHFTHPGWIADRGGWTNPGTVESWLAFTDLVVRRYAGLGVLWVTFNEPTVYRTFEERNGKLGVFQSGAMMDNLVAAHRRGYDLIHRLDPGAMVTSNLAVKPPPLQWFDDSSFVDKVRGKLDFVGIDYYYGASLDNLSVIHAAKDEFWKVAPQPDGIYYALRTYQRKFPGLPLYVVENGMPSDDGKPRADGYTRSDHLRDHLYWVQRALADGVRVIGYNYWSITDNYEWGSYRSRFGLYTVDALTDPALTRRPTDAVATYRAAIAANGVPGGYLPKRRPAWCAFADLRTCFGRLP from the coding sequence ATGGCGAGGCGATGGAAGTCGGCCGCGATCGCGATCGCGGTGCTCACCGCGGCGGCACAGGCACCCGTGGCCGCGGCATCGGTGCCGATTCCGCGGATGCCTCCCGGGTTCCACTGGGGCGTGTCGACGGCGGGCTTCCAGGCTGAGGGCTCGCCGCCCGACAGCAATTGGCGGCGCTACGTCGACGGTCGCGCGGACTCGGTGAAGGATCCCTACGCGAACGCCGTCGACTTCCGCCACCGCTACGCGGAGGACATCGCGCTGGCCAAGTCGATGGGCGTCACGACGTTCCGCATGAGCGTCGAATGGCCGCGGATCGAACCCCGGCCCGGCGCGCTCGACCAGGACGCGCTCGCGTACTACGACGACGTCGTGCGGGAGATCAAGGCCGCGGGCATGACACCCATGATCACCCTGACGCACTTCACCCATCCCGGCTGGATCGCCGACCGCGGCGGCTGGACGAACCCTGGCACGGTCGAGAGCTGGCTCGCGTTCACCGACCTGGTCGTGCGGCGGTATGCCGGGCTGGGCGTTCTGTGGGTCACCTTCAACGAACCGACGGTGTACCGGACCTTCGAGGAACGCAACGGGAAGCTGGGCGTGTTCCAGTCCGGTGCCATGATGGACAACCTGGTCGCCGCGCACCGCCGCGGTTACGACCTGATCCACCGGCTCGACCCCGGCGCGATGGTCACCAGCAACCTCGCGGTCAAACCGCCGCCGCTGCAATGGTTCGACGATTCGTCCTTTGTGGACAAAGTGAGGGGCAAGCTGGACTTCGTCGGCATCGACTACTACTACGGCGCGAGCCTCGACAACCTCAGCGTGATCCATGCGGCGAAGGACGAGTTCTGGAAGGTCGCCCCGCAACCGGACGGGATCTACTACGCGTTGCGCACCTATCAGCGGAAGTTCCCCGGCCTGCCGCTTTACGTCGTGGAGAACGGGATGCCGTCCGACGACGGGAAACCGCGCGCCGACGGCTACACCCGGTCCGATCACCTGCGCGACCACCTCTACTGGGTGCAGCGCGCGCTCGCCGACGGTGTGCGCGTGATCGGGTACAACTACTGGAGCATCACCGACAACTACGAATGGGGCAGCTACCGGTCCCGGTTCGGACTGTACACAGTGGACGCGCTGACCGATCCGGCGCTGACGCGACGCCCGACCGACGCGGTGGCCACCTACCGGGCCGCGATCGCCGCGAACGGGGTGCCAGGCGGCTACCTCCCGAAACGCAGGCCTGCCTGGTGCGCGTTCGCCGATCTCCGCACCTGCTTCGGCCGCTTGCCTTGA
- a CDS encoding TetR/AcrR family transcriptional regulator, producing MSGETRERILDEALKQFAERGFDGTTISSIERRVGLAGGTGSFHRHFPSKRAVFDAAIERELTRLRTIRPEREPRADAPLERRLESDLEFLREVRSLIEILIRERATMPHLVERVGEVLVDGGLAGITSDLFPVGSHEDPAAAATIMLCATVGYFLTGEFFGTPPGGVDPARYAAALAAMLSPRGRPRRAGSGR from the coding sequence ATGTCGGGAGAGACTCGCGAACGCATCCTGGACGAGGCGCTGAAGCAGTTCGCCGAGCGCGGTTTCGACGGCACCACCATCAGCTCGATCGAACGGCGCGTTGGGCTGGCTGGCGGCACGGGCAGCTTCCACCGGCACTTCCCGTCGAAGCGCGCCGTGTTCGACGCCGCGATCGAGCGCGAGCTGACGCGCCTGCGCACGATCCGGCCCGAGCGCGAACCGCGCGCCGACGCACCGCTCGAACGCAGGCTCGAAAGCGATCTGGAATTCCTGCGCGAAGTCCGCTCGCTGATCGAGATCCTGATCCGCGAACGCGCCACCATGCCGCATCTCGTCGAGCGGGTCGGCGAAGTGCTCGTGGACGGCGGCCTGGCGGGGATCACCAGCGATCTCTTCCCAGTCGGCTCGCACGAGGATCCGGCCGCGGCCGCGACGATCATGCTGTGCGCGACCGTCGGCTACTTCCTCACCGGCGAGTTCTTCGGCACCCCGCCCGGCGGCGTCGACCCCGCCCGATACGCCGCCGCACTAGCCGCGATGCTCAGCCCGCGAGGCCGCCCGAGACGCGCAGGTTCTGGCCGGTGA
- a CDS encoding zinc-binding dehydrogenase, which translates to MRAITATRFGAPDVLELVELPTPEPKAGEFRIDVEAAGVGWLDALIRSGHGPDVFEVEPPYVPGGAVAGTVTAVGAEVPDGWAGARVIARAGSGYGGGYADTAISAPDAAFRVPDGLDPRTALAVMDDGSTAVALLEWTPVRSGDRVLVAPGAGGLGNLLVQLALAAGAKVVAGVRGPEKAAIARDLGAEAVDYAEPGWPDRVRQLTGGLDVAFDGLGGAVGAAAVDLLVDGGRFSGYGMTSGAEAVIGEADRQRLTVLDMGQLPEFWADNARRVQLVLAEAAAGRLRPVIGRTYPLAEAAAAHEDIEARRFVGKSLLLP; encoded by the coding sequence ATGAGAGCGATAACGGCGACCCGATTCGGCGCCCCCGACGTACTGGAACTCGTCGAACTGCCGACCCCGGAGCCGAAAGCGGGCGAATTCCGGATCGACGTCGAAGCGGCGGGCGTCGGCTGGCTGGACGCGCTGATCCGGTCAGGGCACGGCCCTGACGTCTTCGAAGTCGAGCCGCCGTACGTACCGGGCGGGGCGGTCGCGGGCACGGTGACCGCGGTCGGCGCGGAGGTGCCCGATGGCTGGGCGGGCGCGCGGGTGATCGCGCGAGCGGGCAGCGGGTACGGCGGCGGGTACGCGGACACCGCGATTTCCGCGCCCGACGCGGCGTTCCGCGTGCCGGACGGCCTGGACCCGCGCACCGCGCTGGCGGTCATGGACGACGGCAGCACCGCGGTCGCGCTGCTGGAGTGGACGCCGGTGCGCAGCGGGGATCGGGTGCTGGTGGCGCCCGGTGCCGGTGGGCTCGGCAACCTGCTGGTGCAGCTGGCGCTCGCGGCGGGAGCGAAGGTCGTCGCCGGAGTGCGGGGGCCGGAGAAGGCCGCGATCGCGCGGGATCTCGGCGCCGAGGCGGTCGACTACGCGGAGCCGGGCTGGCCTGACCGGGTGCGGCAGCTCACCGGGGGCTTGGACGTGGCGTTCGACGGGCTCGGCGGTGCGGTCGGCGCGGCGGCGGTGGACCTTCTCGTCGACGGCGGGCGGTTCTCCGGTTACGGGATGACGAGCGGGGCCGAAGCGGTGATCGGCGAGGCGGACCGGCAGCGGCTGACCGTGCTGGACATGGGGCAGCTGCCGGAGTTCTGGGCGGACAACGCGCGCCGCGTGCAACTGGTGCTCGCCGAAGCCGCGGCGGGCAGGCTGCGCCCGGTCATCGGCCGGACCTACCCGCTGGCGGAAGCGGCCGCGGCGCACGAAGACATCGAAGCGCGGCGCTTCGTCGGCAAAAGCCTGCTGCTGCCCTGA
- a CDS encoding SDR family oxidoreductase gives MGTLAGKTALVTGGSRGIGRAVVLRLVSEGAKVLFTFAGNQTAADEVVAAGGGEAIAVQAHQGKLADIERLFAAVDERLGGLDILVNNAAANPMGGIADATEADFDEVIAINTKGPFFILQAAVKRLRDGGRIVNLSSSGSTPGLSLYFASKAALDAITAVAARELGSRGITVNGVSPGATETDMMRAAAGDHLEQAVEYVTAQTALGRLGQPEDIADVVAFLAGPDSRWITGQNLRVSGGLAG, from the coding sequence ATGGGGACATTGGCTGGCAAGACGGCCTTGGTTACGGGTGGGTCGCGTGGGATCGGGCGAGCGGTTGTGCTGCGGTTGGTGAGCGAAGGGGCGAAGGTCTTGTTCACCTTCGCGGGCAATCAGACAGCGGCTGACGAAGTGGTCGCCGCGGGCGGCGGAGAAGCCATCGCGGTCCAAGCCCACCAAGGGAAACTCGCTGATATCGAACGTCTCTTCGCCGCGGTCGACGAACGGCTCGGCGGGCTCGACATCCTGGTGAACAACGCCGCCGCGAATCCGATGGGCGGCATCGCCGACGCCACGGAAGCCGACTTCGACGAAGTCATCGCGATCAACACCAAGGGCCCGTTCTTCATCCTGCAGGCCGCGGTGAAGCGGCTGCGGGACGGCGGGCGGATCGTGAACCTCTCGTCGTCGGGATCGACGCCCGGTCTGTCCCTGTACTTCGCGAGCAAAGCCGCGCTGGACGCGATCACCGCGGTGGCAGCACGGGAACTCGGCAGCCGCGGCATCACCGTCAACGGCGTTTCACCCGGCGCGACCGAGACCGACATGATGCGCGCCGCCGCGGGGGATCACCTCGAGCAGGCCGTCGAGTACGTGACCGCGCAAACCGCGTTGGGACGGCTCGGACAACCCGAGGACATCGCCGACGTGGTCGCGTTCCTCGCTGGGCCGGATTCGCGGTGGATCACCGGCCAGAACCTGCGCGTCTCGGGCGGCCTCGCGGGCTGA
- a CDS encoding class I SAM-dependent DNA methyltransferase, with amino-acid sequence MRFDDFDQRGYPEVDVRTGYGAWAATYDGSVLDAMDIALLEQLKEPVWSTVDLAADLGCGTGRTGAWLRANGVSTVHGVDLTPEMLEGAGRRGAHAKLVEADVTETGLPSRSYQLITASLIDEHLDDLAPLYREAARLAAPGSAFVLVAYHPQFMMVSGMPTHFTSADGESVTIATNLHLVSDHVGAALAAGWRLAEMREGLIDDHWVAAKPKWARFRGQPISVAYVWRND; translated from the coding sequence ATGCGCTTCGACGACTTCGATCAGCGGGGGTATCCCGAGGTGGACGTCCGCACCGGGTACGGCGCGTGGGCGGCGACCTACGACGGGTCCGTGCTCGACGCCATGGACATCGCGCTCCTTGAGCAGCTGAAAGAGCCTGTGTGGTCCACAGTGGACCTTGCGGCGGACCTCGGCTGCGGGACGGGGCGTACGGGGGCTTGGCTCCGCGCCAACGGAGTGTCCACAGTGCACGGTGTGGACCTGACGCCGGAGATGCTCGAAGGGGCGGGCAGGCGCGGCGCGCACGCGAAGCTGGTCGAGGCGGACGTGACGGAGACCGGGTTGCCGTCGCGGAGCTACCAGCTCATCACGGCATCCTTGATCGACGAGCACCTCGACGATCTCGCGCCGCTTTACCGCGAGGCGGCGCGGCTCGCGGCGCCGGGCAGCGCGTTCGTCCTGGTCGCCTACCACCCGCAGTTCATGATGGTGTCCGGGATGCCGACCCACTTCACCAGCGCCGACGGCGAATCGGTGACCATCGCCACCAACCTGCACCTGGTCAGCGACCACGTCGGCGCCGCGCTCGCCGCGGGCTGGCGGCTCGCCGAGATGCGCGAGGGGCTCATCGACGACCACTGGGTGGCGGCGAAGCCAAAATGGGCGCGGTTCCGCGGCCAGCCGATTTCCGTCGCCTACGTCTGGCGCAACGACTAG